One genomic region from Chthoniobacterales bacterium encodes:
- a CDS encoding MFS transporter has translation MAAISPAATPDTILHHPPGFRARRGLNWAIIGLLYASFYMCRYNFRFATPGMVAEFGFSTLQITSMLSAWSLAYGTGQLVNGLLTDRIGGKTAMITGAIGTIIVNLIFGFSSFVGTFSTFSLIWLFNGYFQSFGAPGMIKINAAWFHRTERGTFAGIFGFMIQMGQFAINNFAPIILAGLTVGIWVLSPGPANGRATDWHYLFRIPPFIVAFAALLFVFFVKETPEAAGHPDAVKDDATPPGSRGNEGSETRASIRECFITIFQHPLIWFYALAYACTGAVRNSSDQLMILYFHDVLKLDLAAKPAAVAWTVNLMPLVAVLGSFLSGIVSDKVFKGHRSPVAMGLYFIEALVITAAAIVIHLHFVGPTPSGIFIGCMFLVLVSFTANSTHSIVGTSAAMDIGGRKMAGFASGVIDSFQYYGAAIALPLTGYCIQKYGWGIWYPIMAGFGCIGGLAMWSVMRKQKRLNLASA, from the coding sequence ATGGCTGCCATCTCCCCCGCTGCGACCCCCGACACCATCCTGCATCACCCTCCGGGTTTCCGCGCCCGCCGCGGGCTCAACTGGGCCATCATCGGCCTCCTCTACGCCTCCTTCTACATGTGCCGGTACAACTTCCGGTTCGCCACCCCCGGCATGGTCGCCGAGTTTGGCTTCAGCACCCTCCAGATCACCTCCATGCTCAGCGCCTGGTCGCTCGCCTACGGCACCGGCCAGCTCGTCAACGGCCTCCTGACCGACCGCATTGGGGGAAAGACCGCCATGATTACCGGAGCCATCGGCACCATTATCGTCAACCTTATCTTCGGCTTCTCTTCCTTCGTCGGCACCTTCTCGACGTTCTCCCTCATCTGGCTCTTCAACGGCTACTTCCAATCCTTCGGCGCGCCGGGCATGATCAAAATCAACGCCGCCTGGTTCCATCGCACCGAGCGCGGCACCTTTGCCGGCATCTTCGGCTTCATGATTCAGATGGGCCAGTTTGCCATCAACAACTTCGCCCCCATCATCCTCGCCGGCCTCACCGTTGGCATCTGGGTCCTCTCGCCTGGGCCCGCTAACGGACGCGCCACCGACTGGCATTACCTCTTCCGCATCCCGCCCTTCATCGTCGCCTTCGCCGCGCTCCTCTTTGTCTTTTTCGTCAAGGAAACCCCCGAGGCCGCCGGCCATCCAGACGCCGTTAAAGACGATGCCACCCCTCCCGGTAGCCGAGGTAACGAAGGCAGCGAAACCCGCGCCAGCATCCGCGAATGTTTCATTACCATCTTCCAGCACCCGCTCATCTGGTTTTACGCCCTCGCCTACGCCTGCACCGGCGCGGTGCGAAACAGCTCCGACCAACTCATGATCCTCTACTTCCACGACGTGCTCAAACTCGACCTCGCCGCCAAGCCCGCCGCCGTCGCCTGGACCGTAAACCTCATGCCGCTTGTCGCCGTCCTCGGTTCCTTCCTCTCCGGCATCGTCTCCGATAAAGTCTTCAAAGGCCACCGTTCGCCCGTCGCCATGGGCCTCTACTTCATCGAGGCGCTCGTCATCACCGCCGCCGCCATCGTCATCCACCTCCACTTCGTCGGACCCACCCCGAGTGGCATCTTTATCGGGTGCATGTTCCTCGTCCTCGTCTCCTTCACCGCCAACTCCACCCACAGCATCGTCGGCACCTCCGCCGCCATGGACATCGGCGGACGGAAAATGGCTGGCTTCGCCAGCGGCGTCATCGACAGCTTCCAATACTACGGAGCCGCCATCGCGCTGCCCCTCACCGGCTACTGCATCCAGAAATACGGCTGGGGCATCTGGTATCCCATTATGGCCGGCTTCGGCTGCATCGGCGGCCTCGCCATGTGGAGCGTCATGCGGAAACAAAAACGCCTCAACCTGGCCTCAGCTTAA
- the rph gene encoding ribonuclease PH has protein sequence MSLRNDGRTVDQLRPLSFTSDIAPNATGSVLVATGNTRVICSAMIDEKVPRWMKEQNVTGGWLTAEYSMLPYSTLDRKARDITKGRLDGRSTEIQRLIGRSLRAVLDLEKLGARTLCVDCDVLQADGGTRTAAITGATVAVVMACHKLVAAGKLAALPIKKLAAAVSVGICGGEALLDLNYLEDKDAEVDMNLVMTSDLEFIELQGSGEESVFSEAQLAALIAVGKKGIAELLVGQKMALEALGISLS, from the coding sequence ATGTCACTTCGCAACGACGGCCGCACGGTCGACCAACTTCGCCCGCTCTCTTTCACTTCCGACATCGCGCCAAATGCGACCGGCTCGGTCCTCGTCGCCACGGGAAATACCCGGGTGATTTGCAGCGCGATGATCGATGAAAAAGTGCCGCGCTGGATGAAGGAACAAAATGTGACGGGCGGCTGGCTGACGGCGGAGTATTCCATGTTGCCCTATTCGACGCTCGACCGGAAGGCACGCGACATTACGAAGGGCCGGCTGGATGGACGCAGCACGGAGATTCAGCGGTTGATCGGGCGTTCGCTGCGGGCCGTCCTGGACTTGGAAAAATTGGGCGCGCGCACGCTCTGCGTCGATTGTGACGTGTTGCAGGCCGACGGCGGCACGCGCACGGCGGCGATCACGGGCGCGACGGTGGCGGTGGTGATGGCGTGTCACAAACTGGTCGCGGCGGGGAAGCTGGCGGCGTTGCCGATCAAGAAACTAGCGGCGGCAGTGAGCGTGGGTATCTGCGGCGGCGAGGCGTTGCTCGACTTGAATTACCTCGAGGACAAGGACGCCGAGGTCGACATGAATCTCGTGATGACCAGCGACCTAGAGTTCATCGAGTTGCAGGGTTCTGGCGAGGAATCCGTTTTCTCCGAGGCGCAACTGGCCGCTCTCATCGCTGTGGGAAAAAAGGGCATTGCCGAACTGCTCGTAGGGCAGAAAATGGCACTTGAGGCATTGGGCATTTCCCTCTCTTAA
- the ruvC gene encoding crossover junction endodeoxyribonuclease RuvC, translating to MRLLSIDPSLRGTGYAVLESDGRKHIALEYGVIANAPKLSQSGCLVAIHEKITELVVRHRPEECAVEGVIFVQSLRTAITLGAARGASILAVAQHGIPIFEYAPRKIKQSVVGSGAADKKQVAFMVRAMLGLTETPSADAADALAIGITHLQSQSSLQLRQLSGERL from the coding sequence TTGCGCCTGCTCTCCATAGATCCTTCCCTGCGCGGCACAGGTTACGCCGTGCTCGAATCCGATGGACGAAAGCACATCGCTCTCGAATATGGGGTGATCGCCAATGCGCCGAAACTTTCCCAGTCCGGCTGCCTGGTTGCCATTCACGAAAAGATCACCGAGCTAGTAGTTAGACATCGCCCAGAGGAATGCGCCGTGGAAGGAGTAATCTTTGTGCAAAGCCTGCGCACCGCCATCACTCTCGGCGCGGCTCGCGGAGCCTCGATACTAGCAGTCGCGCAGCATGGGATTCCCATTTTCGAGTATGCGCCTCGCAAGATCAAGCAATCCGTCGTCGGCAGCGGTGCGGCGGACAAAAAACAAGTCGCCTTCATGGTGCGCGCGATGTTAGGACTCACCGAAACTCCGTCCGCTGATGCCGCCGACGCACTGGCGATTGGAATCACGCATTTGCAAAGCCAGTCCAGCCTGCAACTCCGCCAGCTTAGCGGCGAACGGCTATGA
- the lipB gene encoding lipoyl(octanoyl) transferase LipB — translation MSGLQVQWLGRVNYPDALALQEKLVAEHDANMLLLLEHEPIYTIGRTPDQSSLRTGLLSHPVIQTNRGGQATYHGPGQLVGYPIIDLNELRRDLHHYLRTLEELLIEILAIYEVHAQRREGLTGVWVEDRKIASIGVGVRKWISMHGFALNVSRDLSGFAAITPCGIAGVTMTSLSIELGRNVTVKEFADVTGIYFAAELLRRLK, via the coding sequence ATGAGCGGACTTCAAGTCCAATGGCTCGGACGCGTCAACTACCCGGACGCACTCGCCTTGCAGGAAAAGCTAGTAGCGGAACACGATGCTAACATGCTGCTTTTGCTCGAGCATGAACCCATTTACACCATCGGACGCACGCCGGATCAATCTAGCTTGCGAACAGGTTTGCTGTCGCATCCGGTGATTCAGACAAATCGCGGAGGACAGGCCACCTATCATGGTCCCGGACAGTTGGTCGGCTACCCGATCATCGACCTCAATGAACTAAGACGCGACTTGCATCACTATCTGCGCACACTGGAAGAACTTCTCATCGAGATACTAGCGATCTACGAAGTTCACGCTCAACGTCGTGAAGGACTCACTGGAGTCTGGGTCGAGGATCGCAAGATCGCCAGCATCGGAGTCGGTGTTAGAAAATGGATCTCCATGCACGGCTTCGCGCTGAATGTTAGCCGCGATCTATCGGGCTTCGCAGCGATCACACCCTGCGGAATCGCAGGTGTCACAATGACTTCACTCAGCATCGAGTTAGGGCGCAATGTGACGGTGAAGGAGTTCGCCGATGTCACCGGGATATACTTCGCGGCGGAACTACTGCGTCGCTTGAAGTAA
- a CDS encoding glucose 1-dehydrogenase encodes MATSYQLAGRNVLVTGSSQGIGQSIAMRLAREGANVVINYHSHPETAEQTAADIRALGRKSVALVADLGNVADVQKLVADSIAALGSLDILVNNAGIEKNAPFTEVTEADYDLVLDTNLKGTFFTSQAFARHLIDRQSPGKIINISSVHEDLPFPHFTAYCASKGGMKMMMRNLSIELAPHGITVNNIAPGAIETPINAKLLHDPALLKSLLGNIPLARLGKTDDVAALAAFLASSDADYINGATLVVDGGLTWNYSEQ; translated from the coding sequence ATGGCCACTTCCTACCAACTCGCGGGACGCAACGTCCTCGTCACCGGCAGCAGCCAGGGCATCGGGCAGTCCATTGCCATGCGACTTGCCCGTGAAGGCGCGAACGTCGTCATCAACTACCATTCGCACCCGGAAACCGCCGAGCAAACCGCCGCCGACATCCGCGCTCTCGGACGAAAGTCGGTCGCGCTGGTCGCCGACTTGGGCAACGTCGCCGATGTCCAGAAACTCGTGGCTGACTCCATCGCCGCGCTCGGCTCGCTCGACATCCTCGTCAACAACGCCGGCATCGAAAAAAACGCCCCGTTTACCGAAGTCACCGAAGCCGACTACGACCTCGTTCTCGACACCAACCTGAAGGGCACCTTCTTTACCTCGCAAGCCTTCGCCCGCCACCTCATCGACCGCCAGTCGCCCGGAAAAATCATCAACATCAGCTCCGTCCACGAGGACCTGCCATTCCCGCATTTCACCGCTTACTGCGCCAGCAAGGGTGGAATGAAAATGATGATGCGCAACCTCTCCATCGAACTCGCGCCCCACGGCATCACCGTCAACAACATCGCCCCCGGAGCCATTGAGACGCCCATCAACGCCAAACTCCTCCACGACCCGGCCCTCCTGAAATCGCTTCTCGGCAACATCCCGCTTGCCCGCCTTGGCAAGACCGACGACGTCGCCGCGCTTGCCGCCTTTCTCGCTTCCTCCGACGCCGACTACATCAACGGAGCCACTCTCGTCGTCGATGGCGGCCTCACTTGGAACTACTCCGAACAGTAA
- the lpxK gene encoding tetraacyldisaccharide 4'-kinase gives MSRRLEEAEEYAIDVILGGRKGAQASMLRTLLLGLSQLYKLGVQTRLWLFRKRLLRDHQLGCLVISIGNLTVGGTGKTPVVEKFARALQNGGRRVAILTRGYKSKPPPDTRTFWDRVLLKKPDREPRIVSDGKTVLLDSEYAGDEPYMLAKNLKDVLVIVDKNRVKSGLRAIKKYGADTLLLDDGLQYLHLKHRLDIVLVDCQAPFGNEFLLPRGTLREPPENLRRASYIFLTKSDGNNTALIERIRRYNRRAEIIECAHQPLHLENLHSGEIVPLDFLKDKYVAALSGIASPESFENGLRRLGAIVEVNKRFADHHRYTKEDLDSFLRRCIRRDVHAIITTEKDAVRFPAMNALEVPIFFLRVEIQILSGQETWEHCVRRICDPQHITPAEIRLQTV, from the coding sequence ATGAGCCGACGTCTCGAGGAAGCGGAGGAATACGCCATCGATGTCATCCTCGGTGGCCGCAAAGGCGCGCAAGCCTCCATGCTGCGGACGCTTTTGTTAGGACTTTCCCAGCTCTACAAACTCGGCGTGCAAACCCGGCTCTGGCTTTTCCGCAAACGCCTCCTGCGCGATCACCAGCTAGGTTGCCTCGTCATTAGCATCGGCAATCTAACTGTCGGCGGAACGGGCAAAACTCCCGTCGTGGAAAAATTTGCCCGCGCCCTGCAAAACGGCGGCCGCCGCGTCGCCATCCTAACACGCGGCTACAAAAGCAAACCGCCGCCCGACACCCGCACATTCTGGGACCGCGTGCTCTTAAAAAAGCCCGACCGCGAGCCGCGCATTGTCTCGGATGGAAAGACTGTTTTGTTAGATTCCGAATACGCTGGTGACGAGCCCTACATGCTCGCAAAAAACCTCAAGGACGTGCTGGTCATCGTCGATAAAAACCGCGTGAAGAGCGGTCTGCGTGCAATCAAAAAATATGGCGCGGACACGTTGTTGCTAGACGACGGCCTGCAATATCTCCATCTCAAGCATCGCCTCGATATTGTGCTGGTCGATTGCCAGGCGCCGTTCGGAAATGAGTTTCTCCTCCCGCGTGGCACCCTGCGCGAACCGCCCGAAAATCTGCGACGGGCGAGTTACATTTTTCTCACCAAAAGCGACGGCAACAACACCGCGCTCATCGAGCGCATTCGACGCTACAACCGCCGCGCCGAGATCATCGAGTGCGCCCACCAGCCGCTCCATCTGGAAAATTTACATTCGGGTGAGATCGTTCCCCTCGACTTTTTGAAGGACAAATACGTTGCCGCCCTCAGTGGCATCGCCTCGCCGGAAAGCTTCGAAAACGGCCTGCGCAGACTGGGCGCGATCGTCGAGGTTAACAAACGTTTCGCTGACCATCATCGCTATACCAAGGAGGACTTGGATTCCTTTCTGCGACGCTGCATTCGGCGCGATGTGCATGCGATTATCACTACGGAAAAAGACGCCGTCCGCTTCCCCGCGATGAATGCATTGGAAGTCCCGATCTTCTTTCTGCGCGTCGAAATCCAGATTCTCAGCGGACAGGAAACCTGGGAACATTGCGTTCGCCGCATCTGCGATCCGCAGCACATCACACCCGCCGAAATCCGTCTCCAGACTGTCTAA
- a CDS encoding ComEC/Rec2 family competence protein yields MMDPATGKYPFVGLTFAAMAGILLADHWPASLGSSMAITAIALGIWRLYRRTPTLLVLVVAIFHLLHSLQFDHNASRMLAAQLGGTETTIHGSGIVDSVPNEIASSTGKLRSNFQVTHAQLTFDDTHRVGSLSLLVNWPDAKPKLGDRIEFEGNLRNVAAPRNPGEFDYRAWLARQNIFSQITVPFAKKAHIVTVGSNSNLRRWANETKLTLARIITTDLTSSPVEASVISAMMLGTKDDTPDSTLELFMKTGTFHLFSVSGLHVTMLAAITFGIFTIVRIPRRTALLLTIPSVFIYALITGWSPSSVRAAMMTSAFVVATLLDRSSLSINTLAVACFLILIANTNQLFSAGFQLSFTVVGAIILLSGTITRWLQTFTQPDPFLPKKLLTPFQKSRWLVTNKIAGNLGLTLSAWAGSLPLTAVYFNLLSPVALVANLCIVPLAFLILTLGILSLMSSLVSSWLVVAFNNTSWAFVKVLLLVLGAFAAIPGSSAFVGSHWWQRPSQQRVTFFDLGSGGATAIETSNSCWLVDCGSDTDYRRVVRHYLQQRGINRVDGILLTHGDGSHIGGITQFLIDFPKAAVYVPEAGRKSIVFRRLVNKDTAHWITAGANFSVDDHVSIDVLWPPSTVDSGRADDHCMVLKLSINNQMFLLTGDSGLTTEMNLLANESPDFLRADWLVMGRDRNDVGGSKTFFQRVGARSVLTTGTNFPPAEKVPASWVKNCRELGLNFLRFDETGAVQIDLQEKKVDVKTFARAGEVTSSDAVVPPRSISR; encoded by the coding sequence ATGATGGACCCGGCGACTGGAAAATATCCATTCGTGGGTCTGACATTCGCCGCCATGGCTGGCATTTTGCTGGCCGATCACTGGCCCGCTTCACTCGGGAGTTCCATGGCAATCACAGCCATTGCCCTCGGCATCTGGCGGCTCTATCGGCGAACTCCCACCTTGTTAGTACTCGTCGTCGCCATTTTCCATCTGCTGCACAGCTTGCAGTTCGATCACAATGCAAGTCGCATGTTAGCCGCGCAGCTCGGCGGCACTGAAACGACCATCCACGGCTCCGGCATCGTCGATTCCGTTCCCAACGAAATCGCGTCCTCCACCGGCAAGCTTCGCAGCAACTTCCAGGTCACACACGCCCAGCTAACTTTCGACGACACGCACCGGGTTGGATCGTTATCATTGCTGGTCAACTGGCCCGACGCCAAGCCAAAGCTGGGCGACCGAATCGAGTTTGAGGGCAATCTTCGGAACGTCGCCGCACCACGAAATCCTGGCGAGTTTGACTACCGAGCCTGGCTGGCGCGCCAAAACATATTTAGCCAAATCACAGTCCCGTTTGCAAAGAAGGCCCACATCGTCACAGTCGGTTCTAACTCGAATCTGCGTCGCTGGGCCAATGAAACCAAACTCACCCTCGCCCGCATCATCACCACCGATCTAACCTCGTCGCCCGTCGAGGCGAGCGTCATATCCGCGATGATGTTAGGAACCAAGGACGACACTCCCGATTCGACTCTGGAGTTGTTCATGAAGACCGGCACGTTTCATCTTTTCTCGGTCAGCGGGCTTCACGTCACCATGCTGGCGGCGATCACCTTTGGCATCTTCACCATCGTGCGAATCCCACGAAGAACGGCGCTGCTTCTAACCATTCCATCGGTCTTCATCTATGCACTGATCACCGGCTGGAGTCCGTCGAGTGTCCGCGCGGCGATGATGACTTCCGCGTTTGTCGTGGCGACGTTGCTGGACCGCTCGTCGCTCTCCATCAACACGTTGGCCGTTGCCTGTTTTCTGATTCTGATCGCCAATACCAACCAGCTTTTTTCCGCCGGCTTTCAGCTCTCCTTCACCGTCGTCGGCGCGATCATTCTCCTGAGCGGAACGATTACACGCTGGCTGCAAACATTTACCCAGCCCGATCCATTTCTTCCGAAGAAACTGCTCACGCCTTTTCAGAAAAGCCGCTGGCTGGTGACTAACAAAATCGCTGGCAATCTCGGCCTCACTCTTTCCGCCTGGGCCGGTTCGCTCCCGCTGACAGCAGTCTATTTTAACCTGCTCTCACCTGTCGCGCTCGTTGCCAATCTCTGCATCGTTCCCCTCGCCTTTCTCATTCTAACCTTGGGCATTCTCAGCCTGATGTCCTCGCTGGTTAGTTCATGGCTGGTGGTCGCATTTAACAACACGAGCTGGGCCTTCGTGAAAGTGCTTCTCCTCGTGTTAGGTGCCTTTGCCGCGATTCCCGGCAGCTCGGCTTTTGTGGGCTCGCATTGGTGGCAGCGTCCGAGTCAGCAGCGTGTCACGTTCTTTGACTTGGGCAGCGGCGGAGCGACTGCGATTGAGACGAGCAACAGTTGCTGGTTAGTCGATTGTGGATCGGACACAGACTATCGCCGCGTGGTGCGACACTACCTGCAACAACGCGGCATCAACCGCGTCGATGGCATCCTTCTAACCCATGGCGATGGAAGTCATATCGGAGGCATCACGCAGTTTCTGATCGATTTCCCAAAGGCTGCGGTCTATGTGCCCGAAGCAGGCCGAAAGTCGATTGTCTTCCGGCGGTTGGTTAACAAAGACACCGCCCACTGGATCACTGCCGGTGCGAATTTTTCTGTGGATGACCATGTTAGCATTGATGTTCTTTGGCCGCCCTCAACAGTCGATAGTGGACGCGCCGACGATCATTGCATGGTGCTGAAACTCTCAATCAACAATCAGATGTTTCTACTAACTGGTGACAGTGGGCTCACCACGGAAATGAATTTGCTCGCGAATGAATCTCCCGATTTTCTGCGTGCCGACTGGCTTGTTATGGGACGTGACCGCAATGATGTCGGCGGCTCCAAAACGTTTTTCCAGCGAGTTGGGGCGAGATCAGTTTTGACAACTGGCACGAATTTTCCGCCTGCGGAAAAGGTTCCCGCATCGTGGGTTAAAAACTGCCGAGAGTTAGGTTTGAATTTTCTCCGCTTTGATGAAACGGGTGCGGTGCAAATCGACTTGCAGGAGAAGAAGGTGGACGTGAAAACTTTTGCCCGCGCGGGCGAGGTTACTTCAAGCGACGCAGTAGTTCCGCCGCGAAGTATATCCCGGTGA
- the gmd gene encoding GDP-mannose 4,6-dehydratase, which translates to MKKALITGITGQDGSYLADLLLAKGYEVHGIIRRASTFNTSRIDHIYADPHINGVRLFLHYGDLADSVQLVKLLYKLQPDEIYNLGAQSHVRVSFDIPEYTADVTGVGTIRILEAIRESGVKPRFYQASSSEMYGKVQEIPQTEKTPFWPRSPYGCAKMFGYWATINYRESYDLFACNGILFNHESPRRGETFVTRKISRAVANIKIGQQKDLYLGNREAKRDWGYAPEYVEGMWRMLQADEPDDYVLATNETYSVQQYVEEAFACVGLDWQEYVKYDARYERPAEVDLLIGDPSKAKAKLGWEPKTKFKELVKIMVDADMDKAQGIVRSGIPA; encoded by the coding sequence ATGAAAAAAGCGCTCATCACCGGCATCACCGGCCAGGACGGTTCCTATCTCGCCGATCTTCTTCTCGCCAAAGGTTACGAAGTTCACGGCATCATCCGCCGGGCCAGCACGTTTAACACGTCGCGCATCGACCACATTTACGCCGACCCGCACATCAATGGCGTGCGGCTGTTTCTGCATTACGGCGATCTGGCCGACTCGGTGCAACTGGTGAAACTCCTCTACAAATTGCAGCCCGATGAAATCTATAATCTCGGCGCACAGAGCCACGTGCGGGTGAGTTTCGACATCCCCGAATACACGGCGGACGTCACGGGCGTCGGCACGATTCGCATTCTGGAAGCGATCCGCGAATCGGGGGTGAAACCGCGTTTCTACCAGGCGAGTTCCAGTGAAATGTATGGGAAGGTGCAGGAGATCCCGCAGACGGAAAAAACGCCTTTCTGGCCGCGCTCACCCTATGGCTGCGCGAAGATGTTCGGCTATTGGGCGACGATCAATTACCGCGAAAGCTACGATTTGTTTGCCTGCAACGGCATCCTTTTCAACCACGAAAGCCCGCGACGGGGTGAGACGTTTGTCACCCGGAAAATCTCCCGTGCCGTGGCCAACATCAAGATCGGCCAACAGAAAGACCTCTACCTCGGCAACCGCGAAGCCAAGCGCGACTGGGGTTACGCGCCAGAATACGTCGAAGGCATGTGGCGGATGTTGCAGGCCGATGAGCCGGACGATTACGTGCTGGCGACCAACGAGACCTACTCCGTGCAACAATACGTCGAGGAAGCCTTCGCCTGTGTCGGGCTCGACTGGCAGGAATACGTGAAATACGACGCGCGTTACGAGCGTCCGGCCGAGGTCGATCTCCTCATCGGCGATCCCTCCAAGGCCAAAGCCAAACTCGGCTGGGAACCAAAAACGAAATTCAAGGAGCTCGTCAAAATCATGGTCGATGCCGACATGGACAAAGCCCAGGGCATCGTGCGGTCGGGGATTCCGGCGTAA
- the thrB gene encoding homoserine kinase, whose protein sequence is MRGGLHSILTPMSIQRARVQVPGTTANLGPGFDCLGIALAVHNVFTIERAESSLPEPMIDQAAAGFFARAKQAPFPFRWSIEGEVPRSRGLGSSVTVRLGLLHGLNELCGQPMTRHEIFLLCAALEGHPDNAAPAVYGGFTVAGENGRVARFEVDASLMFVLLIPDFETETTSARKVMPKTLSVSDAVFSLANACAITAAFASKNYESLRGAFADKIHQPYRTPLIPFLPDVLTAAEKAGALGGFLSGSGSTIAAVTLKNPEMVARAMSRASGQKVCGIRIVGADNAGVQTLSVDS, encoded by the coding sequence ATGCGCGGCGGCCTGCATTCGATTCTAACTCCCATGTCGATTCAGCGAGCCAGAGTGCAGGTCCCCGGAACCACCGCCAATCTCGGACCCGGCTTCGATTGCCTCGGCATTGCGCTGGCCGTGCATAATGTCTTTACCATCGAACGCGCCGAATCTTCGCTGCCCGAGCCGATGATTGATCAGGCCGCCGCAGGTTTTTTTGCGCGGGCGAAACAGGCGCCGTTTCCCTTTCGCTGGTCGATTGAGGGCGAGGTGCCGCGTTCCCGTGGCCTCGGCAGCAGCGTCACGGTTCGACTCGGGCTCCTCCACGGCCTGAACGAACTCTGCGGACAACCCATGACGCGCCACGAGATTTTCCTCCTCTGCGCCGCTTTGGAGGGTCATCCCGACAACGCCGCGCCTGCGGTTTACGGTGGCTTCACCGTCGCCGGTGAGAATGGCCGCGTCGCCCGCTTCGAGGTGGATGCGAGTCTGATGTTTGTCCTGCTCATCCCCGACTTTGAAACGGAAACCACCTCCGCTCGCAAAGTGATGCCAAAGACGCTGTCTGTTTCCGACGCCGTCTTTTCCCTCGCCAACGCCTGCGCGATCACCGCCGCCTTCGCCAGTAAAAACTACGAGTCGCTGCGCGGAGCGTTCGCCGACAAAATCCACCAGCCGTATCGCACTCCGCTCATCCCGTTTCTCCCCGATGTGCTCACAGCCGCAGAAAAAGCCGGCGCCCTCGGCGGATTTCTCTCCGGCTCCGGCTCCACCATCGCCGCCGTCACCCTCAAAAACCCCGAAATGGTCGCCCGCGCGATGTCCCGTGCCTCCGGCCAGAAAGTCTGCGGCATCCGCATCGTCGGCGCCGACAACGCAGGCGTCCAAACCTTGTCCGTGGACAGCTAG